A genomic region of Nymphaea colorata isolate Beijing-Zhang1983 chromosome 2, ASM883128v2, whole genome shotgun sequence contains the following coding sequences:
- the LOC116249329 gene encoding phosphoglycerate mutase-like protein AT74H isoform X1, whose product MHVSSILPLPGIRIGCRNPVSPQLSSREAQHPSSYAVRQRNASTAGSGRSSENGSIPGESLHDFPEKATATLGRCPRPRRIILVRHGESQGNVDESVYTRIPDPKIELTEKGWRGAEKTGRRIREMIVNDGCDDWKVYFYVSPYTRTLQTLRGLGRAFERERITGVREEPRLREQDFGNFQDREKMIIEKAERLKYGRFFYRFPDGESAADVYDRITGFRETLRADIDIGRFQPPDEWTHNMNLIIVSHGLALRVFLMRWYKWTVQQFEGLHNFGNGGMIVMQTGTGGRYSLLVHHTVEEMREFGLTEEMLHDQRWQMKAKPGEFNHEWSSSGPSFFSHFD is encoded by the exons ATGCATGTATCCTCTATCCTCCCATTGCCGGGAATCCGGATTGGATGCCGGAATCCGGTGAGTCCCCAGCTCTCATCACGAGAAGCACAGCACCCTTCTTCTTACGCCGTGCGTCAACGTAATGCAAGCACAGCAGGTAGCGGGAGAAGCAGCGAGAATGGCTCCATCCCAGGCGAATCACTGCACGACTTCCCAGAGAAGGCCACTGCTACACTGGGGCGCTGCCCGCGGCCTCGCCGGATAATACTTGTGAGGCACGGCGAGAGCCAGGGAAACGTGGACGAGAGCGTCTATACTCGGATACCCGACCCCAAGATTGAATTGACGGAGAAAGGGTGGCGAGGCGCCGAGAAGACGGGCAGGCGGATACGGGAGATGATTGTGAATGATGGCTGCGACGATTGGAAGGTTTACTTCTACGTGTCGCCATACACCAGGACGCTTCAGACGCTGAGGGGTTTGGGCAGAGCCTTCGAGCGCGAGCGGATCACTGGCGTGAGGGAAGAGCCTCGCTTGCGGGAGCAAGACTTCG GGAACTTTCAGGACAGGGAGAAAATGATAATAGAGAAAGCTGAACGCCTTAAGTATGGCCGATTCTTTTACCGCTTTCCAGATGGAGAATCTGCTGCTGATGTCTATGATCGGATAACAG GTTTCAGAGAAACTCTCAGGGCAGACATAGACATTGGCCGATTCCAACCGCCAGATGAATGGACTCACAACATGAACTTAATAATAGTTTCTCATGGCCTGGCATTGCGGGTCTTCTTGATGAGATGGTATAAGTGGACGGTGCAGCAATTTGAGGGCCTCCACAATTTCGGGAATGGAGGGATGATTGTCATGCAAACAGGGACTGGTGGAAG ATATAGTCTGCTAGTTCATCACACAGTTGAGGAGATGCGGGAGTTTGGCTTGACAGAAGAAATGCTTCATGACCAGAGATG GCAAATGAAGGCAAAGCCAGGTGAATTTAATCATGAGTGGTCCAGCTCTGGTCCgtcatttttttcacattttgatTAG
- the LOC116249329 gene encoding phosphoglycerate mutase-like protein AT74H isoform X2 produces MHVSSILPLPGIRIGCRNPVSPQLSSREAQHPSSYAVRQRNASTAGSGRSSENGSIPGESLHDFPEKATATLGRCPRPRRIILVRHGESQGNVDESVYTRIPDPKIELTEKGWRGAEKTGRRIREMIVNDGCDDWKVYFYVSPYTRTLQTLRGLGRAFERERITGVREEPRLREQDFGNFQDREKMIIEKAERLKYGRFFYRFPDGESAADVYDRITGFRETLRADIDIGRFQPPDEWTHNMNLIIVSHGLALRVFLMRWYKWTVQQFEGLHNFGNGGMIVMQTGTGGRYSLLVHHTVEEMREFGLTEEMLHDQRWTRIGQHACDKSIHRWRKKSAV; encoded by the exons ATGCATGTATCCTCTATCCTCCCATTGCCGGGAATCCGGATTGGATGCCGGAATCCGGTGAGTCCCCAGCTCTCATCACGAGAAGCACAGCACCCTTCTTCTTACGCCGTGCGTCAACGTAATGCAAGCACAGCAGGTAGCGGGAGAAGCAGCGAGAATGGCTCCATCCCAGGCGAATCACTGCACGACTTCCCAGAGAAGGCCACTGCTACACTGGGGCGCTGCCCGCGGCCTCGCCGGATAATACTTGTGAGGCACGGCGAGAGCCAGGGAAACGTGGACGAGAGCGTCTATACTCGGATACCCGACCCCAAGATTGAATTGACGGAGAAAGGGTGGCGAGGCGCCGAGAAGACGGGCAGGCGGATACGGGAGATGATTGTGAATGATGGCTGCGACGATTGGAAGGTTTACTTCTACGTGTCGCCATACACCAGGACGCTTCAGACGCTGAGGGGTTTGGGCAGAGCCTTCGAGCGCGAGCGGATCACTGGCGTGAGGGAAGAGCCTCGCTTGCGGGAGCAAGACTTCG GGAACTTTCAGGACAGGGAGAAAATGATAATAGAGAAAGCTGAACGCCTTAAGTATGGCCGATTCTTTTACCGCTTTCCAGATGGAGAATCTGCTGCTGATGTCTATGATCGGATAACAG GTTTCAGAGAAACTCTCAGGGCAGACATAGACATTGGCCGATTCCAACCGCCAGATGAATGGACTCACAACATGAACTTAATAATAGTTTCTCATGGCCTGGCATTGCGGGTCTTCTTGATGAGATGGTATAAGTGGACGGTGCAGCAATTTGAGGGCCTCCACAATTTCGGGAATGGAGGGATGATTGTCATGCAAACAGGGACTGGTGGAAG ATATAGTCTGCTAGTTCATCACACAGTTGAGGAGATGCGGGAGTTTGGCTTGACAGAAGAAATGCTTCATGACCAGAGATG GACACGAATTGGTCAACATGCTTGTGATAAGTCCATTCATAGATGGAGAAAAAAGTCTGCAGTTTGA